The sequence below is a genomic window from Shinella sp. PSBB067.
CCGACCCCATCGCCTCGCCGACCCAGTAGGTCACGGCATTGGCCGGTATGGTGAAGCCGACGTCGTTCAGCGCCTGGAAGAGCTCCGCCGAGACATGGTGCGCGCCGTCCTCGTTGCCGACGACAGCAACGGCGGCGACCCGGCCGTAGGAGACCATGCGGCCCTTGTCGTCCTTCTCCTCCAGGAAGGCATCCATCCGCTCCAGCGCCCGCTTGCAGACGCTCGACGGCTGGCCCATCCAGATCGGCGTGCCCAGGACGAGGATGTCGGCATCGAGGATCTTCTGCCGGATGCCCGGCCATGCGTCGCCTTCGCCCTCGTCGGACGTGACGCCCGGCTTGATGTCGTGGTCGGCGAGCTGGATGAATTGCGTCGTCACGCCGTGCTGTTCCATCTCCGTCGCGAGAAGCTTCAGCATGCGGTCGGTCGAGGAAGGATCCTTCGCGGTTCCGGTCTTGAGGGTGCAGTTGAGCGCCAGTGCGGTCAGGGTCATCGTTCGCCTCTCCTTGTCGGTTCCCGAACCGAACCGCCTTGCCTGCCGAATGTTCCGGGAACTCCCTGCGAGATGCCGCATTAGAGGTGTGAACGCGTTCCCCGGAGGTTTCGTCCCATGGACAACAAGGATCGGCTGATACTGGCGCTGGCGGCGCTGCTGCGTGCCGAGCGCCAGACCCGCGGCGCCCTGATCGAGGTGCTGGAGGATGATTCCATTTCGCGCGAGGCGCTCCTCGCCATCCTTTCCGACCCCATCCCCATCGTCACGCAGGAGGACATCGCGTTCGCCGAGCGTTTCGCCATGTCGAAGCATCTGCCGATCGAGGAGAAAGGCTGATGGCGCCGCGCGCCTTCTGGAAGGGCTATCTGAAGCTCTCGCTGGTCACCTGCCCGGTGGCGATGTCGCCGGCCATCTCGCAGGAGGACAAGGTCCGCTTCCGCACGCTCAACAGCAAGACCGGCAATCCGGTCGTCAGCCGCTATGTCGATGCCGTGACCGGGAAGGCAGTCAACGAGGACGACGAGGTGAAGGGCTATCCGCGCGGCGAGGACGACTACGTGATCCTGGAGGACGAGGAGATCGAGGCGGTGGCGCTGGAAAGCACGCGCACCATCGACATCGAGACCTTCGTGCCGCGCGAATCCATCGAATGGATCTGGTACGATTCCCCGCATTTCCTCGTGCCCAACGACGCCGTCGGCGAGGAGGCGTTCTCCGTCATCCGCGAAGCCATGGCCGCGACCGGGACGGTCGGCATCTCCCGGCTCGTGCTCTATCGCCGCGAGCGCGCGGTGATGCTGGAGCCGCGCGGCAAGGGCATCGTGCTGTGGACGTTGCGCTACGGCGACGAGGTGCGCGCGCAGGACGATTATTTCGCGGGGCTCGAAGAGGCAAAGCCCGAATCCAGAGCCCTGTCGCTGGTCAAGACGCTGATCCGCGAGCGAACGAAGGCATGGGACCCGAAGATGGCGAACGATCCGGTGCAGGATCGCCTGCTCGACATCATCGCCGCGAAGAAGAAGGGCCGCAAGCGCCCCGCCAAGGCCAAGACGCCGCCGCCCACGTCCGGCAATGTCATCAATATCATGGACGCCCTGCGCAAGAGCATCAAGGCGGAAGGCAAGGGCAAGTAGTCAGCCCTTCGCCTTCAGCGGCTTGGCGGCCTCGGCGAAATTCGCCCACGGGTCGGCGTCCAGCGCCTGAAGGCGCGTCGGCGTGTTCTTCACGGTGAAATAGGCGGGGCCGATGTCCGCATTGAGCTCGCTCCAGGCGAGCGGCATGGACACGGCCGCGCCGGGGCGCGCCCGGGTGGAATAGGGCGCCACCGCCGTCATGCCGCGCTGGTTGCGCAGGTAGTCGATGAGGATCTTGCCGCGCCGCTTCGACTTGGTGATGGTCGAGACATATTTGTCGGGGCTGTCCTTGGCCATCGCGTCGGCGATCCCCTTGCAGAAGGCCTTGACCGCCGGCCAGCGCGCGGAGGGCTTGAGCGGCGCGCAGACATGCAGGCCCTTGCCGCCGGATGTCTTGACGAAGGCGTTGAGCCCCGCGCCTTCGAGGCGCTTGCGGGTCTCCTCCGCCGCGTCGATGACGGCCTGCCAGTCGACGCCGTCGCCGGGGTCGAGGTCCATGATGATCCGGTCCGGCCGTTCCCAGTCGGCAAGCGTCGAGCCCCAGGGATGGATTTCCAGCGTGCCCGATTGCACCAGTCCCATCAGCCCGTCGAAATCGTTGATCGCGACATAGGGCTCGTCGTCCTTCTCGGCGGGGTCCTGCACCTCGACGATATTGGCGTTGATGCCCTTCCAGGCGTGCTTCTGGAAGAAGGTCTGGCCGTCGATGCCACCGGGCGCGCGCAGGAGCGCGAGTGGCCGGCCGACGATATGCGGCGCGATGTAGCGCCAGACCTCGGTATAATAATCCGCCAGTCCTTCCTTGGTGACGCCCTCGTCGGGCCAGTAGACCCGGTCGGGATGGGTGAGGCGCACGGTGCGGCGCTGCGGCTTTTCGGCCTTGGGGGTTGCAGTTGCTTTCGACCTTGGCACTTCGGCGACGACCTCCGTTGCGGGCTTGTCTTCCCTCAGGCCCCGGAAGGAAGCATGGCGCAGGTGCCCGTCCGCCGTCCAGGCCCGGAATTCCACTTCCGCCACCAGTTCCGGCCGCACGTAGCGCGCCTGCCGGGCCTCCTCGGCCGTCAGCTTGCGCCCGAACGGGCTTTCGTCCGTGCGCATGCGGTTCAGCTTGCGGAAGAGATCGGCGGCGACGGTTGCGCTGAAGCCGGTGCCGACGCGGCCGACGGGATCGAGCTTGCCGTTGCGGTAGACGCCGAGCACGAGCGAGCCGATCGCCTGGCGCGAGACGGTGGAGGGCACGTAGCCGCCGATGACGAATTCCTGCCGGGCCGAGCACTTCGACTTGATCCAGCTCTTGCTGCGTCCGGCCCGATAGGGTGCGTCGCGCAGTTTCGAGACCACGCCTTCCAGGCTGAGGCGGCAGGCGTGGCGCAGCACCAGCGCGCCGTTCTCGTCGAAATGCTGGCTGTAGCGCAGGATGCCGCCGTCCGTGCCCGGCACGAGCTTTTCGAGCAGCGCCTTGCGCGCCTCCAGCGGCAGGGGGGTGAGATCGTAGCCGTCGAGGTAGAGAAGGTCGAAGACATAGAAGACGAACCGGTCGTCGCGCCCGGCGCTGAGATCAGCCTGGAGGGCGGAGAAGTCGGATGCGCCCGCGCCGCTTTCGACAACCAGCTCGCCGTCGATCAGCGCCGTGCCGACCGGAAGGTCCCGCAAGGCCGAAACCACGGCCTTGCCGAACTTCTTCGTCCAGTCCAGCCCGCTGCGGGTGAGGAGCTTGACCCGGCCGGCCTCGATGCGCGCCTGGAGACGGTAACCGTCGAACTTGATCTCGTGCAGCCAGCGCCCGCCCGGCGGCGGGGCGGCGGCGAGGGTCGCCAGCGTCGGCGGCAGGAAGTCCGGCAGTTTTGCCTTGCGCGCGCCCTTGAGACTTGCGGGATCCGGCTCGGTCGCCGTCGTCGCCTCGGGCTCCGCCGCCTTCGCCTTGGCCTTGCTGCCCGACTTGCAGATGCGGCCGGTCCTGGAGGACCAGCCGGGGCTTTCGCCGGTGACATCATCGATCGTTCGCCCGGTCTTCACCGATTCCGGCCGCTCGTCGAGAAGGTCGTCCTCGCCCTCCGGCACGGCGAATTCGTCGTCGCCCTTGATCAGCAGCCAGTTCTCGCGCTTTTCGCCGGGCCTGCCGTGCATGCGTACCAGATGCCAGCGGCCGTGCAGCTTCTCCCCGTCGAGCTCGAATTCGAGATGACCCTTGGCATAGGCCTTGTGCGCGTCGCCGATGGGGCTCCAGGTGCCGCGATCCCAGACGATCACCGTGCCACCGCCATATTCGCCCTTGGGGATCGTGCCCTCGAAGTCGCCGTAGTCGAGCGGATGGTCCTCCACATGCACGGCAAGACGCTTCTCGCTCGGCACCAGGCTCGGCCCGCGCGTCACCGCCCAGCTCTTCAGGACGCCGTCCATTTCGAGGCGGAAATCGTAGTGCAGCCGCGTGGCGTCGTGCTTCTGGATGACGAAGCTGTGGCCGGACTTGCGGCCCTTCCTGCCCTTCGGCTCGGAGGTCGCCTTGAAGTCGCGCTTCTGCCGGTAGACGTCCAGCGTCGCCATCGTCACCCTGCCTTCCGCCGGCTAGCCGCGGGCTTGCGCGCGGGTGCGGCCTTCTTCGCGCTGGCACTCTTCTTTGGCTTGGCGTCCTTGCCGGCGCTCTGGCGCAGCGCTTCCATGAGGTCGACGACCTTGCCTTCGGCCTTCGGCCTGACCGGCTTGATCTTGCGGCCCTCTATCTTCGCCTTGACCACCTCGGCGAGCGCGGCATCGTAGCGGTCATCGAAAGCCTTGGGATCAAAGCTGCCGCTCTTCGTGCCGATGATGTGCTCGGCAAGCTCCAGCATCTCGCCCTTGAGCTTGATGGCGGGAATGTCGGCAAAGGCCTTGTCGGCCGAGCGCACCTCGTAGTCGTAATTGAGCGTGGTCGCGACGAGGCCCTCGCCATGCGGGCGGATGATGAGCGTGCGGACGCGGCGGAACAACACCGTCTCGGCCAGCGCCGCAACGTTCCGAGCCTTCATGCCCTCGCGGATCAGCACGAAGGCCTCCTGCCCGTGGCGGTCGGACGGAGCGAGATAATAGGGCTTGTCGAAATAGAGGTCGTCGATCTCGCCGCAGGCGATGAAGGCGGCAATGTCCATCGTCTTGTCGCTCTCCGGTACTGCCGAGGCGACCTCCTCGGCATCGAGCACGATATAGTCGTTCTCGCCGGCCTCGTAGCCCTTCACCTGGTCCTCGCGCTCCACCACCTTGCCCGTCTCGCTGTCGACGAATTCCCGGTGCAGCCGGTGGCCGGTGCGGCGGTTGAGCATGTGGAAGGAGATGCGCTCGCTCGTCGAGGCGGCGGTATAGAGCGCGACCGGGCACACCACTTCGCCCACCTTCAGGAAACCTTTCCAGTTCGCTCTCGGCGCCACCGTCACACTCCCGTTCGAATGCGGGAGGAATGCCGGCATGACAGGTTTGTTCCGGCGAACCCGGCATCCACCGTTCGCGCGTCAGGGCGTCGCCTTCATGGCTCTTGCAAGAACCTCGTAGACCCGCGGCTCCAGCATGTGGGCGACGTTGAAGCGCATGAAACCGGCGGCGCCCTGCGAAAGGCTGAAGACATTGCCGGGGGCGAGAACTACGCCTTCGGAAACGGCGGCCTGTGCGACGAGCGCCGAATCGAGCCCCTCCGGCAGCCGGCACCAGAGATTGAAGCCGCCGCGCGGCAGCAGCCACGGCTCGATGCCGAGCCTGTGCAGCCGCTCCACCGTCTCGCGCCGCGTGCGGACGAGCCGGCGCCGCAGCTCCTCCATGTGCTTGCGGTAGCCCCCGCCGGACAGCATATGCGCGATGATCTCGGCGGAGATGGGGTTCGGGCCGCCGAAATTGGTGGCGATCTGCAGGT
It includes:
- a CDS encoding flavodoxin family protein, with the protein product MTLTALALNCTLKTGTAKDPSSTDRMLKLLATEMEQHGVTTQFIQLADHDIKPGVTSDEGEGDAWPGIRQKILDADILVLGTPIWMGQPSSVCKRALERMDAFLEEKDDKGRMVSYGRVAAVAVVGNEDGAHHVSAELFQALNDVGFTIPANAVTYWVGEAMGSVNFVDLEEIPEVVRSTLDLVARNTVHVARLLSNKAYPGEGE
- a CDS encoding Ku protein codes for the protein MAPRAFWKGYLKLSLVTCPVAMSPAISQEDKVRFRTLNSKTGNPVVSRYVDAVTGKAVNEDDEVKGYPRGEDDYVILEDEEIEAVALESTRTIDIETFVPRESIEWIWYDSPHFLVPNDAVGEEAFSVIREAMAATGTVGISRLVLYRRERAVMLEPRGKGIVLWTLRYGDEVRAQDDYFAGLEEAKPESRALSLVKTLIRERTKAWDPKMANDPVQDRLLDIIAAKKKGRKRPAKAKTPPPTSGNVINIMDALRKSIKAEGKGK
- the ligD gene encoding DNA ligase D, with protein sequence MATLDVYRQKRDFKATSEPKGRKGRKSGHSFVIQKHDATRLHYDFRLEMDGVLKSWAVTRGPSLVPSEKRLAVHVEDHPLDYGDFEGTIPKGEYGGGTVIVWDRGTWSPIGDAHKAYAKGHLEFELDGEKLHGRWHLVRMHGRPGEKRENWLLIKGDDEFAVPEGEDDLLDERPESVKTGRTIDDVTGESPGWSSRTGRICKSGSKAKAKAAEPEATTATEPDPASLKGARKAKLPDFLPPTLATLAAAPPPGGRWLHEIKFDGYRLQARIEAGRVKLLTRSGLDWTKKFGKAVVSALRDLPVGTALIDGELVVESGAGASDFSALQADLSAGRDDRFVFYVFDLLYLDGYDLTPLPLEARKALLEKLVPGTDGGILRYSQHFDENGALVLRHACRLSLEGVVSKLRDAPYRAGRSKSWIKSKCSARQEFVIGGYVPSTVSRQAIGSLVLGVYRNGKLDPVGRVGTGFSATVAADLFRKLNRMRTDESPFGRKLTAEEARQARYVRPELVAEVEFRAWTADGHLRHASFRGLREDKPATEVVAEVPRSKATATPKAEKPQRRTVRLTHPDRVYWPDEGVTKEGLADYYTEVWRYIAPHIVGRPLALLRAPGGIDGQTFFQKHAWKGINANIVEVQDPAEKDDEPYVAINDFDGLMGLVQSGTLEIHPWGSTLADWERPDRIIMDLDPGDGVDWQAVIDAAEETRKRLEGAGLNAFVKTSGGKGLHVCAPLKPSARWPAVKAFCKGIADAMAKDSPDKYVSTITKSKRRGKILIDYLRNQRGMTAVAPYSTRARPGAAVSMPLAWSELNADIGPAYFTVKNTPTRLQALDADPWANFAEAAKPLKAKG
- a CDS encoding Ku protein produces the protein MAPRANWKGFLKVGEVVCPVALYTAASTSERISFHMLNRRTGHRLHREFVDSETGKVVEREDQVKGYEAGENDYIVLDAEEVASAVPESDKTMDIAAFIACGEIDDLYFDKPYYLAPSDRHGQEAFVLIREGMKARNVAALAETVLFRRVRTLIIRPHGEGLVATTLNYDYEVRSADKAFADIPAIKLKGEMLELAEHIIGTKSGSFDPKAFDDRYDAALAEVVKAKIEGRKIKPVRPKAEGKVVDLMEALRQSAGKDAKPKKSASAKKAAPARKPAASRRKAG